The following coding sequences lie in one Arabidopsis thaliana chromosome 3, partial sequence genomic window:
- a CDS encoding Glutaredoxin family protein (Glutaredoxin family protein; FUNCTIONS IN: electron carrier activity, protein disulfide oxidoreductase activity; INVOLVED IN: N-terminal protein myristoylation, cell redox homeostasis; LOCATED IN: chloroplast; EXPRESSED IN: 23 plant structures; EXPRESSED DURING: 13 growth stages; CONTAINS InterPro DOMAIN/s: Thioredoxin fold (InterPro:IPR012335), Glutaredoxin (InterPro:IPR002109), Thioredoxin-like fold (InterPro:IPR012336); BEST Arabidopsis thaliana protein match is: Glutaredoxin family protein (TAIR:AT2G41330.1); Has 1224 Blast hits to 656 proteins in 101 species: Archae - 0; Bacteria - 41; Metazoa - 125; Fungi - 4; Plants - 389; Viruses - 0; Other Eukaryotes - 665 (source: NCBI BLink).), with translation MGSSASKTASSVSSASSSSAFSPPPTKFSSDSSSPAVQRAFSFPTPLVHHPPARKGDSHHLVSLTSTSYGSLLLLDLDGSKNSSSDQQTLPRISISGKNTPDPVSPDSVINTWELMDGLDDEFEFEIPKPGKRLNSDFCSKPDPNRNVSLNGSSLKLDESYEIVRIEEDDGDWVPLTYKPKQPLWKHLSEESFLSDLDPSIVSSYKKALSSKLLSNHSNTRNPHRPTKSLSCSPSSNPSILISEEPKSVSSSQLISSPAKPRLPGTEDKIVLYFTTLRGIRKTYEDCCCVRAILRGVQVSVDERDISMDSKYRKELQSVLGAAEKPVCLPQVFIRGTHIGGVEEIMQLNDGGELAEMLKDFPACERLGTCRSCGDARFVPCTNCDGSTKVFEEQDERFKRCPKCNENGLVRCRVCCL, from the coding sequence ATGGGTTCTTCTGCTTCAAAGACCGCTTCTTCcgtttcttctgcttcttcctcatctGCGTTTTCTCCACCGCCGACCAAATTCAGCTCCGATTCATCTTCACCGGCGGTGCAGAGAGCTTTTTCGTTTCCGACGCCGTTGGTTCACCATCCTCCGGCGAGAAAAGGCGACTCTCATCACCTTGTTTCCCTTACATCTACATCGTACGgttctcttctcctccttgATCTCGATGGATCCAAAAACTCCTCTTCCGACCAACAAACGCTGCCTCGTATCTCAATCTCCGGGAAGAACACACCAGATCCGGTCTCTCCTGATTCAGTCATAAACACTTGGGAGCTTATGGATGGCTTGGACGATGAATTCGAATTCGAAATTCCCAAACCGGGTAAGCGTCTAAATTCGGATTTTTGCTCTAAACCCGACCCGAATCGGAATGTGAGTTTAAATGGGTCTTCGTTGAAATTGGATGAATCTTACGAGATTGTGAGAATCGAAGAAGACGATGGAGATTGGGTTCCTTTGACTTATAAACCTAAGCAACCTTTGTGGAAGCATTTGTCTGAAGAATCATTTCTCTCTGATTTAGATCCCAGCATTGTCTCATCCTACAAGAAAGCTTTGTCTTCTAAGCTATTAAGCAATCATAGTAATACTAGAAACCCTCATAGACCCACAAAGTCTCTCTCTTGTAGCCCATCATCAAATCCATCCATCTTAATAAGCGAAGAACCAAAATCTGTATCCTCTAGTCAATTGATTTCATCACCAGCCAAACCGAGATTACCAGGAACAGAAGACAAGATTGTACTCTACTTCACAACCCTCAGAGGAATTCGAAAGACATACGAGGATTGTTGTTGCGTTAGAGCGATATTGAGAGGAGTTCAAGTGTCCGTAGACGAACGTGACATCTCTATGGATTCCAAATACAGGAAAGAGCTTCAAAGCGTGCTTGGCGCCGCAGAGAAACCGGTTTGTTTGCCTCAGGTGTTTATCAGAGGAACTCACATTGGTGGCGTGGAGGAGATTATGCAGCTAAATGATGGTGGTGAATTAGCAGAGATGTTGAAAGATTTCCCTGCTTGTGAACGCTTGGGGACATGCCGGAGCTGTGGTGATGCAAGGTTTGTGCCTTGTACTAACTGTGATGGTAGCACCAAAGTGTTTGAAGAACAAGATGAACGGTTTAAGCGGTGTCCTAAATGCAATGAGAATGGATTGGTGCGTTGTCGTGTGTGTTGTCTCTAA
- a CDS encoding uncharacterized protein (unknown protein; Has 30201 Blast hits to 17322 proteins in 780 species: Archae - 12; Bacteria - 1396; Metazoa - 17338; Fungi - 3422; Plants - 5037; Viruses - 0; Other Eukaryotes - 2996 (source: NCBI BLink).) encodes MGFKGRLNVVVLGFKNRRKKANIGERAGDINQSNYICGNVAHIFH; translated from the coding sequence ATGGGATTTAAAGGGAGACTAAACGTTGTCGTTTTAGGATTTAAGAACAGAAGGAAGAAAGCTAATATAGGTGAGCGAGCAGGTGacatcaatcaatcaaactaCATTTGTGGTAATGTTGCACATATTTTTCATTGA
- the NRPE5 gene encoding Eukaryotic rpb5 RNA polymerase subunit family protein (NRPE5; FUNCTIONS IN: DNA-directed RNA polymerase activity, DNA binding; INVOLVED IN: transcription; LOCATED IN: DNA-directed RNA polymerase V complex; EXPRESSED IN: 21 plant structures; EXPRESSED DURING: 13 growth stages; CONTAINS InterPro DOMAIN/s: RNA polymerase, Rpb5, N-terminal (InterPro:IPR005571), RNA polymerase, subunit H/Rpb5 C-terminal (InterPro:IPR000783), DNA-directed RNA polymerase, RPB5 subunit (InterPro:IPR014381); BEST Arabidopsis thaliana protein match is: RNA polymerase II fifth largest subunit, D (TAIR:AT2G41340.1); Has 910 Blast hits to 910 proteins in 323 species: Archae - 199; Bacteria - 0; Metazoa - 157; Fungi - 216; Plants - 117; Viruses - 5; Other Eukaryotes - 216 (source: NCBI BLink).): protein MEVKGKETASVLCLSKYVDLSSEESHRYYLARRNGLQMLRDRGYEVSDEDINLSLHDFRTVYGERPDVDRLRISALHRSDSTKKVKIVFFGTSMVKVNAIRSVVADILSQETITGLILVLQNHVTNQALKAIELFSFKVEIFQITDLLVNITKHSLKPQHQVLNDEEKTTLLKKFSIEEKQLPRISKKDAIVRYYGLEKGQVVKVNYRGELTESHVAFRCVW, encoded by the exons ATGGAAGTGAAAGGGAAAGAGACAGCTTCGGTTCTGTGTCTGAGCAAATACGTGGATCTATCGAGTGAAGAGAGTCATAGATACTATCTTGCGCGGCGAAATGGCTTGCAGATGCTCCGAGACAGAGGCTACGAAGTCTCCGACGAAGATATCAATCTCTCCCTTCACGATTTTCGAACTGTTTACGGTGAACGTCCCGATGTTGATCGTCTTCGCATCTCCGCTCTGCATCGCTCCGATTCTACCAAAAAG GTAAAAATTGTCTTTTTTGGTACTAGTATGGTTAAAGTCAACGCAATCCGCAGTGTAGTAGCGGATATACTTAGCCAAGAAACCATAACTGGGCTGATATTGGTTCTGCAAAACCATGTAACCAATCAAGCCTTGAAAGCCAttgaacttttttctttcaaggtCGAGATATTCCAG ATAACGGATCTGCTAGTCAACATAACCAAACATTCACTGAAGCCACAACATCAGGTGTtgaatgatgaagagaagacAACACTTCTCAAGAAGTTCAGCATTGAGGAAAAACAG CTTCCTCGGATTTCAAAGAAAGATGCTATCGTCCGGTACTACGGATTAGAGAAAGGGCAAGTTGTGAAGGTGAATTACAGAGGCGAACTCACGGAATCGCATGTTGCCTTCCGATGTGTGTGGTGA
- the BIGYIN gene encoding Tetratricopeptide repeat (TPR)-like superfamily protein (BIGYIN; FUNCTIONS IN: binding; INVOLVED IN: peroxisome fission, mitochondrion organization; LOCATED IN: mitochondrion, peroxisome, chloroplast; EXPRESSED IN: 23 plant structures; EXPRESSED DURING: 15 growth stages; CONTAINS InterPro DOMAIN/s: Tetratricopeptide repeat 11 Fission 1 protein (InterPro:IPR016543), Tetratricopeptide-like helical (InterPro:IPR011990); BEST Arabidopsis thaliana protein match is: Tetratricopeptide repeat (TPR)-like superfamily protein (TAIR:AT5G12390.1); Has 347 Blast hits to 347 proteins in 156 species: Archae - 0; Bacteria - 0; Metazoa - 100; Fungi - 148; Plants - 92; Viruses - 0; Other Eukaryotes - 7 (source: NCBI BLink).): MDAKIGQFFDSVGTFFSGSDKIPWCDGDVIAGCEREVREATDSGTEDLKKECLMRLSWALVHSRQTEDVQRGIAMLEASLESSAPPLEDREKLYLLAVGYYRSGNYSRSRQLVDRCIEMQADWRQALVLKKTIEDKITKDGVIGIGITATAFGAVGLIAGGIVAAMSRKK, encoded by the exons ATGGATGCTAAGATCGGACAATTCTTTGACTCCGTCGGTACTTTCTTCAGCGGCAGCGATAAGATCCCATGGTGCGACGGAGATGTCATCGCT GGATGTGAAAGAGAGGTTCGAGAGGCCACAGATTCTGGCACTGAAGATCTTAAGAAAGAGTGCTTGATGCGATTGTCATGGGCCCTTGTTCATTCCCGTCAAACGGAAGATGTTCAACGTGGAATAGCCATGCTTGAAG cATCTCTGGAAAGCAGTGCCCCTCCATTGGAGGACCGAGAGAAGCTCTATCTTCTTGCTGTTGGGTATTACAGAAGTGGGAATTACTCAAGGAGCAGGCAGCTCGTGGACCGCTGTATCGAG ATGCAAGCTGATTGGAGACAAGCTTTGGTCCTAAAGAAGACCATCGAAGACAAAATCACAAAGG ATGGTGTTATAGGGATAGGGATCACGGCTACAGCCTTTGGAGCTGTGGGTCTCATAGCCGGTGGTATCGTAGCAGCGATGTCTCGCAAGAAATGA